One genomic window of Pelagicoccus enzymogenes includes the following:
- a CDS encoding lipid A deacylase LpxR family protein: MNIKPRALGALSGLTLLPFLAFAPQGLADSNDAITFGIAIENDVFSGTDQNYTNGTQLSWDYANAEAYSEIPRLPQWAKQVAKLKGAQKAPDSFGATISLGQKIFTPENKEATELVADDRPYAGWTYLSLALRESRQNHTDTLELTAGVVGPDSYAEDIQNWVHEKIGSQIANGWDNQLKNEVGGILSWQRDTRLFAFPDNSTGWGADLNSSYGLSLGNVYTHALVGASLRFGYNRHLSANTPRIRPANTSAFPSNPDDPRLSSEAGQIGLFLTLGAEGRYVERNLFIEGNTWADSHGLELEQRVGDYYAGLSFIANRWSINYLYTVRSEEFPGQERPHEFGGLTLTRSF; the protein is encoded by the coding sequence ATGAACATCAAGCCTCGCGCCCTTGGAGCCCTCAGCGGCCTCACTCTTCTTCCGTTCCTAGCCTTCGCCCCGCAAGGCTTGGCTGACAGCAACGACGCCATCACCTTCGGAATCGCCATCGAAAACGACGTCTTCTCCGGCACCGACCAGAATTACACCAACGGCACCCAACTGTCATGGGACTACGCCAACGCCGAGGCCTACTCCGAAATTCCCCGCCTTCCCCAATGGGCCAAGCAAGTGGCCAAGCTGAAAGGAGCCCAGAAAGCCCCCGATTCCTTCGGAGCCACCATCTCGCTCGGACAAAAGATCTTCACGCCCGAGAACAAGGAAGCGACCGAACTCGTAGCCGACGATCGCCCTTACGCGGGCTGGACTTACCTCAGCCTTGCCCTGCGCGAGAGTCGGCAGAACCACACCGACACCTTGGAGCTCACCGCCGGCGTGGTCGGACCCGACTCCTACGCCGAGGACATACAAAATTGGGTGCACGAGAAGATCGGCTCCCAGATCGCGAACGGCTGGGACAACCAGCTTAAAAACGAGGTGGGAGGCATCCTCTCCTGGCAAAGGGACACGCGGCTTTTCGCATTCCCCGACAATTCGACCGGTTGGGGAGCAGATCTCAACAGCTCCTACGGCCTCAGTCTCGGCAACGTGTACACCCACGCCCTCGTCGGAGCCAGCCTGCGTTTCGGCTACAACCGCCACCTCTCCGCCAACACGCCGCGTATCCGCCCGGCCAATACATCCGCATTCCCTTCCAATCCAGACGACCCGCGACTGTCTTCTGAGGCTGGGCAGATAGGCCTATTCCTAACCTTGGGCGCGGAAGGGCGCTACGTGGAACGAAACCTATTCATCGAAGGCAACACCTGGGCCGACAGCCATGGACTCGAACTCGAGCAACGCGTGGGCGACTACTACGCAGGCCTCAGCTTCATCGCCAACCGCTGGTCCATCAACTACCTCTATACCGTTCGTTCCGAAGAATTCCCCGGCCAAGAGAGGCCCCACGAGTTCGGCGGCCTGACCCTCACGCGGAGCTTCTGA